One part of the Phoenix dactylifera cultivar Barhee BC4 chromosome 4, palm_55x_up_171113_PBpolish2nd_filt_p, whole genome shotgun sequence genome encodes these proteins:
- the LOC103721826 gene encoding inorganic pyrophosphatase 2-like — protein MARIVVVFDFDKTIIDCDSDNWVVDQLGATELFEHLLPTMPWNSLMDRMMKELHLQGKTIEEISDCLKRAPLDPRIITAVKSAYDLGCDLRVVSDANLFFVVTVLKHHGLLEYFSEINTNPSYMDEEGRLRIFPYHDFTTSSHGCSLCPPNMCKGKIIERIQAQAPADGKKRFIYLGDGKGDYCPSLKFSEEDYVMPRKNYPLWQLICDNPQQLKAEVHEWSNGEELERTLLQLVNMSNTAEHNNAAQLFSGDCKLETIPASPNEALLLALRVPH, from the exons ATGGCGAGGATCGTCGTGGTGTTCGACTTCGACAAGACGATCATCGACTGCGACAGCGATAACTGGGTCGTCGACCAGCTCGGCGCCACCGAGCTTTTTGAGCACCTCCTCCCGACCATGCCGTGGAATTCTCTCATG GACAGGATGATGAAGGAGCTACATTTACAGGGGAAGACCAtcgaagaaatttcagattgccTGAAGAGGGCTCCATTGGACCCTCGCATCATCACGGCCGTCAAATCGGCTTATGATCTTGG GTGTGATCTGAGGGTGGTGAGTGATGCCAACCTCTTCTTCGTCGTGACAGTCCTCAAACACCATGGGCTTCTTGAGTATTTCTCGGAGATCAATACCAATCCAAGCTATATGGACGAGGAGGGGAGGCTCAGGATCTTTCCTTACCATGACTTCACCACCTCTTCTCATGGCTGCAGCCTCTGCCCTCCAAACATGTGCAAG GGTAAGATCATCGAACGAATCCAAGCACAAGCCCCTGCAGATGGAAAGAAGCGATTCATCTACCTAGGCGACGGGAAGGGTGACTACTGCCCTTCTCTCAAGTTCAGTGAAGAAGACTATGTCATGCCAAGGAAGAATTACCCTCTGTGGCAGCTCATTTGCGACAACCCTCAGCAGCTCAAGGCTGAGGTCCATGAATGGAGCAATGGTGAGGAGCTTGAAAGAACCCTCCTGCAGCTCGTCAACATGTCGAACACTGCCGAACACAACAATGCTGCCCAATTATTCTCAGGAGATTGCAAGCTCGAGACCATTCCCGCGTCACCCAATGAAGCCCTTCTCCTGGCTCTCAGGGTTCCTCACTAG
- the LOC103721819 gene encoding protein NDL1-like isoform X4, which yields MGESSGSVSVDVERISLVGKEHFIKTRYGTVSVAVFGDQEKPALVTYPDVALNHASCFQGLFFCPEAASLLLHNFCIYHISPPGHELGASPVSSHVPVPSVDDLADQIADVLDIFGLGSVMCLGVTAGAYILTLFAIKYRERVAGLILVSPLCKAPSWTEWLYNKVMSNLLYFYGMCGLVKDCLLQRYFSKEVRGSAQVPESDIVQACRSLLDERQSKNVWLFLQSINGRYDITEELHRLQCRTLVFVGEDSPFYSDALDMTSKLDRRHSALVEVQACGSLVTEEQPHAMLIPMEYFFIGFGLYRPSQFTSSPRSPLSPSRISPELLSPESMGVKLKPIKTRVSLAI from the exons ATGGGAGAATCGAGCGGGTCGGTTTCGGTCGATGTGGAGAGGATCTCCCTGGTTGGAAAG GAACATTTTATTAAAACAAGATATGGCACAGTGTCTGTGGCTGTTTTTGGAGATCAGGAAAAGCCTGCACTTGTAACCTATCCAGATGTGGCTTTAAACC ATGCATCATGCTTCCAAGGATTATTTTTTTGCCCTGAAGCTGCATCTTTGCTTCTCCACAACTTCTGCATATATCATATTAGTCCTCCTGGACATGAG TTAGGTGCTTCTCCAGTTTCTTCCCATGTTCCCGTCCCTTCTGTGGATGATTTGGCAGATCAGATTGCTGACGTTCTTGACATTTTTGG GTTAGGTTCGGTAATGTGCTTGGGGGTCACGGCTGGTGCTTACATCCTTACCCTTTTTGCT ATAAAGTATAGGGAGCGTGTTGCAGGTCTGATACTCGTCTCTCCTCTATGTAAAGCTCCCTCCTGGACAGAGTGGTTGTATAATAAG GTAATGTCCAATTTGTTATATTTCTATGGGATGTGTGGCTTGGTTAAGGATTGCTTACTTCAGCGGTACTTTAGTAAG GAAGTCCGTGGTAGTGCACAGGTCCCTGAGTCAGATATTGTACAAGCCTGCAGAAGT TTGTTGGACGAGAGGCAAAGTAAAAATGTCTGGCTTTTTCTTCAATCGATTAATGG GAGATATGACATCACAGAAGAATTACATCGGCTACAGTGTCGGACGCTTGTATTTGTTGGTGAAGACTCTCCGTTCTATTCTGATGCCCTCGACATGACATCAAAACTGGACAGAAGACACAGCGCCTTGGTCGAG GTCCAGGCATGTGGGTCATTGGTCACGGAGGAGCAACCCCATGCCATGCTGATTCCCATGGAGTATTTCTTCATAGGGTTTGGGCTTTACAGGCCGAGCCAATTCACCAGCAGTCCACGCAGCCCTCTCAGTCCATCACGCATCTCCCCGGAGCTGCTGTCACCAGAAAGCATGGGCGTGAAGCTAAAGCCTATCAAGACGAGGGTGTCGCTTGCAATTTGA
- the LOC103721819 gene encoding protein NDL1-like isoform X2, with the protein MGESSGSVSVDVERISLVGKEHFIKTRYGTVSVAVFGDQEKPALVTYPDVALNHASCFQGLFFCPEAASLLLHNFCIYHISPPGHELGASPVSSHVPVPSVDDLADQIADVLDIFGLGSVMCLGVTAGAYILTLFAIKYRERVAGLILVSPLCKAPSWTEWLYNKVMSNLLYFYGMCGLVKDCLLQRYFSKEVRGSAQVPESDIVQACRSLLDERQSKNVWLFLQSINGRYDITEELHRLQCRTLVFVGEDSPFYSDALDMTSKLDRRHSALVESHCWYCLFFWGTNTMLKVQACGSLVTEEQPHAMLIPMEYFFIGFGLYRPSQFTSSPRSPLSPSRISPELLSPESMGVKLKPIKTRVSLAI; encoded by the exons ATGGGAGAATCGAGCGGGTCGGTTTCGGTCGATGTGGAGAGGATCTCCCTGGTTGGAAAG GAACATTTTATTAAAACAAGATATGGCACAGTGTCTGTGGCTGTTTTTGGAGATCAGGAAAAGCCTGCACTTGTAACCTATCCAGATGTGGCTTTAAACC ATGCATCATGCTTCCAAGGATTATTTTTTTGCCCTGAAGCTGCATCTTTGCTTCTCCACAACTTCTGCATATATCATATTAGTCCTCCTGGACATGAG TTAGGTGCTTCTCCAGTTTCTTCCCATGTTCCCGTCCCTTCTGTGGATGATTTGGCAGATCAGATTGCTGACGTTCTTGACATTTTTGG GTTAGGTTCGGTAATGTGCTTGGGGGTCACGGCTGGTGCTTACATCCTTACCCTTTTTGCT ATAAAGTATAGGGAGCGTGTTGCAGGTCTGATACTCGTCTCTCCTCTATGTAAAGCTCCCTCCTGGACAGAGTGGTTGTATAATAAG GTAATGTCCAATTTGTTATATTTCTATGGGATGTGTGGCTTGGTTAAGGATTGCTTACTTCAGCGGTACTTTAGTAAG GAAGTCCGTGGTAGTGCACAGGTCCCTGAGTCAGATATTGTACAAGCCTGCAGAAGT TTGTTGGACGAGAGGCAAAGTAAAAATGTCTGGCTTTTTCTTCAATCGATTAATGG GAGATATGACATCACAGAAGAATTACATCGGCTACAGTGTCGGACGCTTGTATTTGTTGGTGAAGACTCTCCGTTCTATTCTGATGCCCTCGACATGACATCAAAACTGGACAGAAGACACAGCGCCTTGGTCGAG TCTCACTGCTGGTATTGCTTGTTTTTCTGGGGAACGAACACAATGCTGAAGGTCCAGGCATGTGGGTCATTGGTCACGGAGGAGCAACCCCATGCCATGCTGATTCCCATGGAGTATTTCTTCATAGGGTTTGGGCTTTACAGGCCGAGCCAATTCACCAGCAGTCCACGCAGCCCTCTCAGTCCATCACGCATCTCCCCGGAGCTGCTGTCACCAGAAAGCATGGGCGTGAAGCTAAAGCCTATCAAGACGAGGGTGTCGCTTGCAATTTGA
- the LOC103721819 gene encoding protein NDL1-like isoform X3, whose product MGESSGSVSVDVERISLVGKEHFIKTRYGTVSVAVFGDQEKPALVTYPDVALNHASCFQGLFFCPEAASLLLHNFCIYHISPPGHEELLQLGASPVSSHVPVPSVDDLADQIADVLDIFGLGSVMCLGVTAGAYILTLFAIKYRERVAGLILVSPLCKAPSWTEWLYNKVMSNLLYFYGMCGLVKDCLLQRYFSKEVRGSAQVPESDIVQACRSLLDERQSKNVWLFLQSINGRYDITEELHRLQCRTLVFVGEDSPFYSDALDMTSKLDRRHSALVEVQACGSLVTEEQPHAMLIPMEYFFIGFGLYRPSQFTSSPRSPLSPSRISPELLSPESMGVKLKPIKTRVSLAI is encoded by the exons ATGGGAGAATCGAGCGGGTCGGTTTCGGTCGATGTGGAGAGGATCTCCCTGGTTGGAAAG GAACATTTTATTAAAACAAGATATGGCACAGTGTCTGTGGCTGTTTTTGGAGATCAGGAAAAGCCTGCACTTGTAACCTATCCAGATGTGGCTTTAAACC ATGCATCATGCTTCCAAGGATTATTTTTTTGCCCTGAAGCTGCATCTTTGCTTCTCCACAACTTCTGCATATATCATATTAGTCCTCCTGGACATGAG GAGTTGTTGCAGTTAGGTGCTTCTCCAGTTTCTTCCCATGTTCCCGTCCCTTCTGTGGATGATTTGGCAGATCAGATTGCTGACGTTCTTGACATTTTTGG GTTAGGTTCGGTAATGTGCTTGGGGGTCACGGCTGGTGCTTACATCCTTACCCTTTTTGCT ATAAAGTATAGGGAGCGTGTTGCAGGTCTGATACTCGTCTCTCCTCTATGTAAAGCTCCCTCCTGGACAGAGTGGTTGTATAATAAG GTAATGTCCAATTTGTTATATTTCTATGGGATGTGTGGCTTGGTTAAGGATTGCTTACTTCAGCGGTACTTTAGTAAG GAAGTCCGTGGTAGTGCACAGGTCCCTGAGTCAGATATTGTACAAGCCTGCAGAAGT TTGTTGGACGAGAGGCAAAGTAAAAATGTCTGGCTTTTTCTTCAATCGATTAATGG GAGATATGACATCACAGAAGAATTACATCGGCTACAGTGTCGGACGCTTGTATTTGTTGGTGAAGACTCTCCGTTCTATTCTGATGCCCTCGACATGACATCAAAACTGGACAGAAGACACAGCGCCTTGGTCGAG GTCCAGGCATGTGGGTCATTGGTCACGGAGGAGCAACCCCATGCCATGCTGATTCCCATGGAGTATTTCTTCATAGGGTTTGGGCTTTACAGGCCGAGCCAATTCACCAGCAGTCCACGCAGCCCTCTCAGTCCATCACGCATCTCCCCGGAGCTGCTGTCACCAGAAAGCATGGGCGTGAAGCTAAAGCCTATCAAGACGAGGGTGTCGCTTGCAATTTGA
- the LOC103721819 gene encoding protein NDL1-like isoform X1 — translation MGESSGSVSVDVERISLVGKEHFIKTRYGTVSVAVFGDQEKPALVTYPDVALNHASCFQGLFFCPEAASLLLHNFCIYHISPPGHEELLQLGASPVSSHVPVPSVDDLADQIADVLDIFGLGSVMCLGVTAGAYILTLFAIKYRERVAGLILVSPLCKAPSWTEWLYNKVMSNLLYFYGMCGLVKDCLLQRYFSKEVRGSAQVPESDIVQACRSLLDERQSKNVWLFLQSINGRYDITEELHRLQCRTLVFVGEDSPFYSDALDMTSKLDRRHSALVESHCWYCLFFWGTNTMLKVQACGSLVTEEQPHAMLIPMEYFFIGFGLYRPSQFTSSPRSPLSPSRISPELLSPESMGVKLKPIKTRVSLAI, via the exons ATGGGAGAATCGAGCGGGTCGGTTTCGGTCGATGTGGAGAGGATCTCCCTGGTTGGAAAG GAACATTTTATTAAAACAAGATATGGCACAGTGTCTGTGGCTGTTTTTGGAGATCAGGAAAAGCCTGCACTTGTAACCTATCCAGATGTGGCTTTAAACC ATGCATCATGCTTCCAAGGATTATTTTTTTGCCCTGAAGCTGCATCTTTGCTTCTCCACAACTTCTGCATATATCATATTAGTCCTCCTGGACATGAG GAGTTGTTGCAGTTAGGTGCTTCTCCAGTTTCTTCCCATGTTCCCGTCCCTTCTGTGGATGATTTGGCAGATCAGATTGCTGACGTTCTTGACATTTTTGG GTTAGGTTCGGTAATGTGCTTGGGGGTCACGGCTGGTGCTTACATCCTTACCCTTTTTGCT ATAAAGTATAGGGAGCGTGTTGCAGGTCTGATACTCGTCTCTCCTCTATGTAAAGCTCCCTCCTGGACAGAGTGGTTGTATAATAAG GTAATGTCCAATTTGTTATATTTCTATGGGATGTGTGGCTTGGTTAAGGATTGCTTACTTCAGCGGTACTTTAGTAAG GAAGTCCGTGGTAGTGCACAGGTCCCTGAGTCAGATATTGTACAAGCCTGCAGAAGT TTGTTGGACGAGAGGCAAAGTAAAAATGTCTGGCTTTTTCTTCAATCGATTAATGG GAGATATGACATCACAGAAGAATTACATCGGCTACAGTGTCGGACGCTTGTATTTGTTGGTGAAGACTCTCCGTTCTATTCTGATGCCCTCGACATGACATCAAAACTGGACAGAAGACACAGCGCCTTGGTCGAG TCTCACTGCTGGTATTGCTTGTTTTTCTGGGGAACGAACACAATGCTGAAGGTCCAGGCATGTGGGTCATTGGTCACGGAGGAGCAACCCCATGCCATGCTGATTCCCATGGAGTATTTCTTCATAGGGTTTGGGCTTTACAGGCCGAGCCAATTCACCAGCAGTCCACGCAGCCCTCTCAGTCCATCACGCATCTCCCCGGAGCTGCTGTCACCAGAAAGCATGGGCGTGAAGCTAAAGCCTATCAAGACGAGGGTGTCGCTTGCAATTTGA
- the LOC103721820 gene encoding uncharacterized protein LOC103721820 isoform X2, whose protein sequence is MDAVLLESPTVAKPPAFAPLAGLNFQSVLKESIDRFLIEVQKESCDFSAFRSIFFRLIQSSADPPLEVIWLYSAVGYHEAIASKKDAIERVMAVKDLLQLLFACSASCGGLKSIALLAPAVSELYRCVTEAEKLSKKVAKKARREIEALVEGIISYISICSSKSSKVEEFSDSYLLPCFVDLVRVWTVQHSCGLDGLGVLFPLVSDEIRGQFRKEGCGTGYLAGVVVTEAFLLRLCLKIKAAGAPRSDLQKELRIWAVSSITTFQNRVFFEILLRLLLDPPMPVSFLLCSMDESLVRDILYDAVILVDYSFINPGFEVERSDDSIMNLLMTRLIVTHEAIQVARSRGDQGKAIAYINAFSTSIIPNGLVNWVTKRVGLERLNRPTATTPQALLKWFLGLEEQGLRLFEDNILKLHSKLIFDETKFGSDASVFNMDSKKTDADLFFFDNRGEVAKEAAEDEDMETMDTAFLAAARSMKSTPSNGTKKRKEWGDEEGEEQMKFVKHKLDNSSVKEDFAPSVVHDMSSGSEVENPASDDDMEDTD, encoded by the exons ATGGATGCCGTCCTCCTCGAATCCCCGACCGTCGCGAAACCCCCGGCCTTCGCCCCTCTCGCGGGCCTCAATTTTCAATCCGTGCTCAAGGAATCCATCGACCGATTCCTGATCGAAGTCCAGAAGGAGTCCTGCGACTTCTCCGCCTTCCGTTCCATCTTCTTCCGCTTGATCCAGTCCAGCGCCGACCCTCCGCTCGAGGTAATCTGGTTATACTCCGCGGTTGGCTACCACGAGGCCATTGCATCCAAAAAAGACGCCATTGAACGCGTTATGGCCGTCAAGGACCTCCTTCAGCTGCTTTTCGCTTGCTCCGCTTCTTGTGGTGGCCTAAAGTCGATAGCTTTGCTTGCTCCTGCTGTTTCCGAGTTGTATCGATGCGTGACAGAGGCGGAGAAGCTCTCCAAGAAGGTGGCGAAAAAGGCGAGGAGGGAGATCGAGGCTTTGGTGGAAGGGATAATCAGTTACATCAGCATTTGTAGCAGCAAGAGCTCCAAggtggaagaattttctgatagCTACCTGCTTCCTTGCTTTGTTGATCTTGTTCGAGTCTGGACGGTGCAGCATTCGTGTGGATTGGATGGCCTGGGAGTACTTTTTCCCTTGGTTAGTGATGAGATTCGGGGCCAGTTCCGGAAAGAAGGGTGTGGTACTGGTTATTTGGCTGGTGTTGTGGTTACCGAGGCTTTCTTGCTGAGGTTGTGCTTAAAGATCAAAGCAGCCGGGGCGCCAAGGTCTGACTTAcagaaggagttgagaatttgggCTGTCAGTTCGATAACTACTTTTCAGAACCGTGTCTTCTTTG AGATACTACTCAGGCTGCTGCTGGACCCACCAATGCCTGTCAGCTTCCTCTTG TGTTCTATGGATGAAAGCTTGGTGAGAGACATTCTCTATGATGCTGTTATATTAGTAGATTATTCTTTCATTAATCCTGGATTTGAGGTGGAACGATCTGATGATTCTATAATGAATCTTCTTATGACACGGTTGATTGTTACCCATGAAGCCATCCAAGTTGCCAG AAGTAGGGGAGATCAGGGCAAAGCCATTGCTTATATAAATGCATTTTCAACATCGATTATTCCCAATGGATTAGTTAATTGGGTCACTAAACGAGTTGGCTTGGAGAGACTTAACAGACCAACTGCCACCACACCTCAAGCTCTTCTCA AGTGGTTCCTGGGTCTTGAAGAACAAGGTCTGAGGCTGTTCGAAGACAACATATTGAAActtcatagtaaattaatatttgacgAGACCAAATTTGGGTCTGATGCTTCAGTGTTCAATATGGACAGCAAAAAAACAGATGcagatcttttcttttttgataacCGAGGGGAGGTTGCTAAGGAGGCTGCAGAGGATGAGGACATGGAAACAATGGATACTGCTTTTCTAGCTGCTGCTCGTTCCATGAAATCAACACCAAGTAATGGAACGAAGAAACGAAAAGAATGGGGAGATGAAGAAGGGGAAGAGCAGATGAAATTTGTCAAGCATAAGCTTGACAACAGTTCAGTGAAAGAGGATTTTGCCCCTTCTGTCGTTCATGATATGAGTAGTGGTAGTGAGGTCGAAAATCCAGCATCTGATGATGACATGGAGGACACAGATTAA
- the LOC103721820 gene encoding uncharacterized protein LOC103721820 isoform X1, giving the protein MDAVLLESPTVAKPPAFAPLAGLNFQSVLKESIDRFLIEVQKESCDFSAFRSIFFRLIQSSADPPLEVIWLYSAVGYHEAIASKKDAIERVMAVKDLLQLLFACSASCGGLKSIALLAPAVSELYRCVTEAEKLSKKVAKKARREIEALVEGIISYISICSSKSSKVEEFSDSYLLPCFVDLVRVWTVQHSCGLDGLGVLFPLVSDEIRGQFRKEGCGTGYLAGVVVTEAFLLRLCLKIKAAGAPRSDLQKELRIWAVSSITTFQNRVFFEILLRLLLDPPMPVSFLLIAFSTECYKCSMDESLVRDILYDAVILVDYSFINPGFEVERSDDSIMNLLMTRLIVTHEAIQVARSRGDQGKAIAYINAFSTSIIPNGLVNWVTKRVGLERLNRPTATTPQALLKWFLGLEEQGLRLFEDNILKLHSKLIFDETKFGSDASVFNMDSKKTDADLFFFDNRGEVAKEAAEDEDMETMDTAFLAAARSMKSTPSNGTKKRKEWGDEEGEEQMKFVKHKLDNSSVKEDFAPSVVHDMSSGSEVENPASDDDMEDTD; this is encoded by the exons ATGGATGCCGTCCTCCTCGAATCCCCGACCGTCGCGAAACCCCCGGCCTTCGCCCCTCTCGCGGGCCTCAATTTTCAATCCGTGCTCAAGGAATCCATCGACCGATTCCTGATCGAAGTCCAGAAGGAGTCCTGCGACTTCTCCGCCTTCCGTTCCATCTTCTTCCGCTTGATCCAGTCCAGCGCCGACCCTCCGCTCGAGGTAATCTGGTTATACTCCGCGGTTGGCTACCACGAGGCCATTGCATCCAAAAAAGACGCCATTGAACGCGTTATGGCCGTCAAGGACCTCCTTCAGCTGCTTTTCGCTTGCTCCGCTTCTTGTGGTGGCCTAAAGTCGATAGCTTTGCTTGCTCCTGCTGTTTCCGAGTTGTATCGATGCGTGACAGAGGCGGAGAAGCTCTCCAAGAAGGTGGCGAAAAAGGCGAGGAGGGAGATCGAGGCTTTGGTGGAAGGGATAATCAGTTACATCAGCATTTGTAGCAGCAAGAGCTCCAAggtggaagaattttctgatagCTACCTGCTTCCTTGCTTTGTTGATCTTGTTCGAGTCTGGACGGTGCAGCATTCGTGTGGATTGGATGGCCTGGGAGTACTTTTTCCCTTGGTTAGTGATGAGATTCGGGGCCAGTTCCGGAAAGAAGGGTGTGGTACTGGTTATTTGGCTGGTGTTGTGGTTACCGAGGCTTTCTTGCTGAGGTTGTGCTTAAAGATCAAAGCAGCCGGGGCGCCAAGGTCTGACTTAcagaaggagttgagaatttgggCTGTCAGTTCGATAACTACTTTTCAGAACCGTGTCTTCTTTG AGATACTACTCAGGCTGCTGCTGGACCCACCAATGCCTGTCAGCTTCCTCTTG ATTGCGTTCTCTACAGAATGCTACAAG TGTTCTATGGATGAAAGCTTGGTGAGAGACATTCTCTATGATGCTGTTATATTAGTAGATTATTCTTTCATTAATCCTGGATTTGAGGTGGAACGATCTGATGATTCTATAATGAATCTTCTTATGACACGGTTGATTGTTACCCATGAAGCCATCCAAGTTGCCAG AAGTAGGGGAGATCAGGGCAAAGCCATTGCTTATATAAATGCATTTTCAACATCGATTATTCCCAATGGATTAGTTAATTGGGTCACTAAACGAGTTGGCTTGGAGAGACTTAACAGACCAACTGCCACCACACCTCAAGCTCTTCTCA AGTGGTTCCTGGGTCTTGAAGAACAAGGTCTGAGGCTGTTCGAAGACAACATATTGAAActtcatagtaaattaatatttgacgAGACCAAATTTGGGTCTGATGCTTCAGTGTTCAATATGGACAGCAAAAAAACAGATGcagatcttttcttttttgataacCGAGGGGAGGTTGCTAAGGAGGCTGCAGAGGATGAGGACATGGAAACAATGGATACTGCTTTTCTAGCTGCTGCTCGTTCCATGAAATCAACACCAAGTAATGGAACGAAGAAACGAAAAGAATGGGGAGATGAAGAAGGGGAAGAGCAGATGAAATTTGTCAAGCATAAGCTTGACAACAGTTCAGTGAAAGAGGATTTTGCCCCTTCTGTCGTTCATGATATGAGTAGTGGTAGTGAGGTCGAAAATCCAGCATCTGATGATGACATGGAGGACACAGATTAA